AAAGCAAATGGGATCGACTGGCCCGTGAATTTCAACGTATTCACCAGTATTATAGGCCGGATTTTGCAAATCCATCTGCTGGGCAAACCAAATACCCGCTTGCGCTCCCGACAAAGGAAGACGAATATCCTGATGCTTGAGCATACACAAACCCTCCTTTAAAGGGAAAAATAGTCGTAATTAGGCAATACCTTCCTAATTCGCGAAGACAATAGCTTCCACCAATCAGCAAGTGTCGGGCGTTCAGCCAACTCCACGAACGTCACCTTTGCCCCGTAGCGGCGCCATTTTTCCACAAGACTCATCATGCGAATCGAATCCAGTCCCCTATCCATCAGATTATCGTGGGCAGCCAATCCTTCCGGCGATTCATGCAGCAATCCTGCGACCTGCTCGCGTACCAATTGTTCAGTTAACTGCGGAGCCGCAGTCACTTCCTTTTCAGCCATTGCTGACTTTGAAGTCTTTGCCGCGCTTTCTCTTTCACCAGGCTTCTGGTCAGCTATGCCTGTCTGAGCTGTTGCCATATTTCCACTTTGCACCTGTGCACCTTCCGTTGCCGTCCCCTTCGCAGCCTCCAACTCGTCAATCAAGGAGGCAGTCAGCATCGTAACTGCGCAACGCTCGGCAGCGTAAGTCAGGGCCATTTTGTGGTATTCCAGTGAAAAGTCCCCCAAGGCGTCAGCTACAAAAAAAGGCTGTATATCCTTCATAAATGCCTCAGTCGCGGTCATTAGACAGCCAATATGTGCGTAAATACCGGTAATCATGATCTGATCGCGATGATATTGCCGCAATATATCGTCCAAATTGGTTTTTTGAAATGCGCTATACCTCCATTTCGTCAAAACCATATCCTGATCCGAAGGGGCAAGCTCGTTCACAATCTCCTTTTGAACAGGTCCATCATCCATCCCCTTGCCCCAAAAATCCTGCTGCAGCCCCCTTTTCTCCGGAGCCTGACCTCCCGGCTGCGCCGAATAGATTACAGGTATTCCAAGCTGCTGGCAGTGGCTTTTCAACAGCTGAATGTTAGCGATCAACTCCTTGACCGGAGATTGTCCAGCCTCAAAAGCAGTAACAAAATATTGCTGCATATCATGAATCAACAGCACTGCACGTCCGGGATCAGGCCGCCATGCCACTTTATTTTGGGGCAAATCCGAAGCACCCGGCATCGGATAAGCTGAAATTGGAGGAATAGCCATCATATCGCTTCCTTTCATTTTTCGATTCATTCCGCGTGTCTGTCTTGCTTTATGTGTTCTTGCTCATCGTTACGTCTCAATGCACTTCAGGTGCAGATGATAACTGCTGTGCAATCATTTCCCGCAATGCTTTTTTGCTAACCTTGCCTACACTGGTCTGTGGAAACGCTGATATAAACTCAATTCGGTCAGGAATTTTGTAAGCCGCCAAACCACGTTCACGCAGAAAATTCTTCAACTCCGTCACGGTCGGCACCATCTCATACGGGATAATAAAAGCGCAGGAGCGTTCACCCAAATATTCGTCAGGCATGGCTACAATCGCTGCATCATGCACACCAGGATGGGCCAGCAAATGATTTTCAATTTCCTCAGCTGCCACCTTCTCCCCGCCCCGGTTAATTTGATCCTTGGCTCGGCCTTCCACAATCACATTGCCATCAGGACTCAACCTCACCAAATCGCCCGTACGATAAAATCCATCCCGTGTAAATGCTCTCGCATTGTGCTGATCCGCCTTATAATAACCCCGAATCGTGTAAGGTCCGCGTGTAAGCAAATGGCCTAGCTCTCCCGGTGCCACTTCCTTGTCCTCATCATCCAATATTTTAATTTCATCGTCGATTGAAATGGGACGTCCCTGAGTTGCTACAATGATATCCTCCGGATCATCCAGTTTGGTATAATTGACCAGCCCCTCCGCCATGCCAAACACCTGTTGCAGGGTACACCCAAGTTCCGGCTTGATCCGACGAGCAGCCTCCTCACTGAATTTGGCCCCCCCTACTTGAAGCACCTGAAGACTGGACAAATCACAGCTTCTCGACGAAGCACTATCAAGCCATACCAGCGCAAGCGGCGGGACCAAAGCAGTAATCGTCACTTGCTCCTGTTCAATCAATGGAAAGGCATCATCTGGACTGGGCGTAGGCGCAAGTACAATTTTGCCTCCCGCATACAAGGTTCCAAAGACACCCGGGGAACTGAGCGGATAATTGTGAGCCATCGGAAGCGCGGCTAAATATACGCTTTTTTCGTCCAGGCCACATATTTCAACACTCCCTCGCAGACTGTAAATATAGTCATCATGTGTCCTTGGAATCAGCTTGGGCAAGCCTGTACTCCCGCCGGAAAGCTGGAGAAAGGCAATATTCCCCGAAAGCACCTGGGGTAACGACTGATCGGGCTCGATATACAATCCGGATAGAGGTGTAAATTCCTGCGGCTGGCCTACGACAATGACATGACGCAGGGTTGCCGCTCTGGCTTGTACCTCTCTGGCCAGTCCACGATAATCAAAGCCCGAATATACATCTGGAATGATGTAAGCGACCGCCTCGGAAAACTCGGCAAAATAGGCAATCTCGCTACTGCGATGAGCCGGAAGTGAGAATATGGGCAGCGCCCCCAATCTGAACAGCGCAAAGCATACATCAAAAAACTCCGTGATATTTGGCAACTGAACGATGACCCGATCCGTCGGTCTAATTCCCAATTGGTAAAATCCGGCTGCCAGCCGATCTACTTTTTCATCCAATTCACGGTAGCTTGTACTTTTTTGACCGTCTGTCACTGCCGTCCGGTCACCTTGCGATACTGCACGCTCCCGCAACATTTCTCCAAAGGTCACTCCCTCCCAGTAGCCTGCCTTCCGGTAACGATCGGCAAATTCCTGCGGCCATGTAGGGCATCCGGGCAACATCATGATATTCCTCCTCTTTCTGTATCGTTCTCATTATTCATGCTTCAGTCCCAATGCCTGAAGCATGGTTCCAAACTTGGCTGCTGTTTCCGCCAGTTCGTCTTCCGGGTTTGAAGCCGCCACAATGCCTGCCCCCGCAAACAAACGCAAGGAATGCTTTGCAGCTTCTGCACAACGGATCGTAATCACCCATTCTCCATCTCCCGCTGCATCACACCATCCAACAATCCCCGTGTAAAAGCCCCGATCAAACGATTCGATATCCTGGATAACTTTT
This DNA window, taken from Paenibacillus kribbensis, encodes the following:
- a CDS encoding isochorismatase family protein → MAIPPISAYPMPGASDLPQNKVAWRPDPGRAVLLIHDMQQYFVTAFEAGQSPVKELIANIQLLKSHCQQLGIPVIYSAQPGGQAPEKRGLQQDFWGKGMDDGPVQKEIVNELAPSDQDMVLTKWRYSAFQKTNLDDILRQYHRDQIMITGIYAHIGCLMTATEAFMKDIQPFFVADALGDFSLEYHKMALTYAAERCAVTMLTASLIDELEAAKGTATEGAQVQSGNMATAQTGIADQKPGERESAAKTSKSAMAEKEVTAAPQLTEQLVREQVAGLLHESPEGLAAHDNLMDRGLDSIRMMSLVEKWRRYGAKVTFVELAERPTLADWWKLLSSRIRKVLPNYDYFSL
- a CDS encoding (2,3-dihydroxybenzoyl)adenylate synthase — protein: MLPGCPTWPQEFADRYRKAGYWEGVTFGEMLRERAVSQGDRTAVTDGQKSTSYRELDEKVDRLAAGFYQLGIRPTDRVIVQLPNITEFFDVCFALFRLGALPIFSLPAHRSSEIAYFAEFSEAVAYIIPDVYSGFDYRGLAREVQARAATLRHVIVVGQPQEFTPLSGLYIEPDQSLPQVLSGNIAFLQLSGGSTGLPKLIPRTHDDYIYSLRGSVEICGLDEKSVYLAALPMAHNYPLSSPGVFGTLYAGGKIVLAPTPSPDDAFPLIEQEQVTITALVPPLALVWLDSASSRSCDLSSLQVLQVGGAKFSEEAARRIKPELGCTLQQVFGMAEGLVNYTKLDDPEDIIVATQGRPISIDDEIKILDDEDKEVAPGELGHLLTRGPYTIRGYYKADQHNARAFTRDGFYRTGDLVRLSPDGNVIVEGRAKDQINRGGEKVAAEEIENHLLAHPGVHDAAIVAMPDEYLGERSCAFIIPYEMVPTVTELKNFLRERGLAAYKIPDRIEFISAFPQTSVGKVSKKALREMIAQQLSSAPEVH